In the Advenella kashmirensis WT001 genome, one interval contains:
- a CDS encoding Lrp/AsnC family transcriptional regulator yields the protein MELDELDKRILQQLQKDSGLTNQALSERVHASAPTCLRRVRQLYEHGIIQKTVAIVDPALVATTLTAIVEITLDVQTAEAYSDFEERVAQEQSILQAYRVSSGPDFVLIVQVRDMPAYHALVHRFFTAQKNVRNVRSFFSVHRSKFETQIAID from the coding sequence ATGGAACTTGATGAACTGGATAAACGTATTTTGCAGCAACTGCAGAAGGATAGTGGCCTGACCAACCAGGCACTGTCTGAGCGGGTGCATGCGTCGGCGCCTACCTGTCTGCGGCGCGTACGTCAATTGTATGAGCATGGCATTATTCAGAAAACGGTGGCGATTGTAGACCCCGCTTTGGTGGCCACCACGCTGACGGCAATTGTAGAAATTACGCTGGATGTGCAGACCGCAGAAGCCTACAGCGATTTTGAAGAGCGCGTGGCCCAGGAGCAGAGCATTCTTCAGGCCTACAGGGTTTCCAGCGGTCCCGATTTTGTATTGATTGTGCAGGTCCGCGATATGCCGGCCTATCACGCCCTGGTTCATCGCTTTTTTACTGCGCAGAAAAATGTGCGGAACGTGCGCAGTTTTTTCTCTGTTCATCGCAGCAAGTTCGAAACGCAGATTGCGATTGACTGA
- a CDS encoding glycosyltransferase family 2 protein — MPAEAARPTRRVTLAVALIVKNEAQNLAACLDSVAGWVDEIVILDSGSTDATEQIARRYTQAFYTSSDWPGFGPQRQRAQTHVTADWILWLDADERVTPELRASIQAVLQNPPDNTIYQVARLSWAFGQFIRHCGWYPGHVERLHPRGLTQYDNALVHESLVLPPGARLATLQGDLLHFTYATVDEHLRKSAGYAIAWAEQRAAAGKKGSLATATLHAAARFFRTYFLRLGILDGRAGFLLSVMAAQSVFNKYACLWSRTRQAKPPR; from the coding sequence ATGCCTGCTGAAGCAGCCCGTCCCACTCGACGCGTCACCCTGGCCGTTGCGCTGATCGTAAAGAACGAAGCGCAAAACCTGGCCGCGTGCCTGGATTCGGTCGCCGGCTGGGTCGATGAAATCGTGATCCTGGACTCGGGCAGCACCGATGCCACCGAACAGATCGCCCGCCGTTACACCCAGGCTTTCTACACCAGCAGCGATTGGCCGGGGTTCGGTCCGCAACGACAGCGCGCGCAAACACATGTGACCGCCGACTGGATCCTGTGGCTGGATGCCGACGAACGCGTCACGCCAGAACTGCGCGCCAGCATTCAAGCCGTGCTGCAAAACCCTCCGGACAACACCATATACCAAGTGGCAAGACTGAGCTGGGCGTTCGGCCAATTCATTCGTCATTGCGGCTGGTATCCGGGACATGTGGAGCGCCTGCACCCCCGGGGCCTGACGCAATACGACAATGCCCTGGTGCATGAGTCGCTCGTACTGCCGCCCGGCGCCCGGCTTGCAACGCTGCAGGGTGATCTGCTGCACTTTACCTACGCCACGGTCGATGAGCATTTGCGTAAATCGGCAGGCTACGCCATTGCCTGGGCAGAACAGCGGGCCGCCGCCGGCAAAAAGGGGTCGCTTGCCACCGCCACCTTGCATGCGGCCGCGCGTTTTTTCAGAACCTATTTTCTGCGCCTGGGCATACTGGATGGCAGGGCTGGCTTTCTGCTGTCGGTCATGGCTGCCCAATCGGTCTTCAACAAATATGCCTGCCTGTGGTCCCGCACCCGGCAGGCCAAGCCGCCGCGCTGA
- a CDS encoding MFS transporter: protein MNQAPTRNPDKPAPAAAARNTTGLPAPARQWAAGALLCCIGVTVLDANIANIALPTISRELNVGEADSIWIVNAYTISVMATLLPLSAVAERVGFKLMFRLGLALFTIASLLCAFSGNLHSLVAARMLQGLGASSMMCLFGGLVRHIYPAHKLAAGISINAMTVGVMSVVGPSVGAAILSVASWQWIFGFTVPICLFAMYAAGYLPEAASRSKGRFDYLSAILNIFTFAILLIGLDAIGRNPGRGLFMLGVAAVSGYVLLRRSRPQETPLVPVDLFRYPIFKYAVIVSALTFTAQMISMLALPFYYQHNLGMPLQQVGLLFGAWPVGSVVIASLSAKLCRYFKASLLAGIGAA from the coding sequence ATGAACCAAGCCCCAACCCGCAATCCCGACAAGCCAGCCCCGGCGGCCGCGGCCAGAAACACCACCGGGCTGCCGGCCCCGGCTCGCCAGTGGGCTGCGGGCGCCTTGCTGTGCTGTATTGGCGTCACGGTACTGGACGCCAACATCGCCAATATCGCGCTGCCGACCATTTCACGTGAACTGAACGTGGGCGAGGCCGATTCCATCTGGATCGTCAACGCCTATACCATTTCCGTGATGGCCACCCTGCTGCCCTTATCGGCAGTGGCCGAGCGCGTGGGCTTCAAGCTCATGTTTCGACTGGGCCTTGCGCTTTTTACCATTGCCTCTCTGCTATGCGCGTTTTCCGGCAACCTGCATAGCCTGGTAGCCGCGCGCATGCTGCAAGGGCTGGGCGCCTCATCCATGATGTGCCTGTTTGGCGGCCTGGTGCGCCACATTTATCCGGCTCACAAGCTGGCCGCGGGCATCAGCATCAACGCTATGACGGTTGGCGTCATGTCCGTGGTCGGACCCTCTGTGGGGGCGGCCATTTTATCTGTCGCTTCGTGGCAATGGATCTTCGGCTTTACCGTGCCGATCTGCCTGTTTGCCATGTATGCTGCCGGCTACCTGCCAGAGGCCGCTTCGCGCAGTAAAGGTCGCTTTGACTACCTGAGCGCCATACTGAATATTTTTACCTTCGCAATCCTGCTGATCGGCCTGGATGCCATCGGCCGCAATCCCGGTCGTGGCCTGTTCATGCTTGGCGTGGCGGCAGTCAGCGGCTATGTGCTGCTGCGACGCTCAAGGCCACAAGAAACGCCCTTGGTGCCGGTTGATCTGTTTCGTTACCCTATATTCAAATACGCCGTCATCGTCTCTGCGCTCACCTTTACCGCGCAGATGATATCCATGCTGGCGCTGCCCTTTTATTATCAGCACAACCTGGGCATGCCGCTGCAACAGGTTGGTCTGCTGTTCGGAGCCTGGCCGGTAGGCAGTGTGGTTATTGCTTCGCTGTCGGCAAAGCTGTGTCGCTATTTCAAGGCCTCTCTGCTGGCTGGTATTGGCGCAGCCTGA
- the glmU gene encoding bifunctional UDP-N-acetylglucosamine diphosphorylase/glucosamine-1-phosphate N-acetyltransferase GlmU, whose protein sequence is MLNIVILAAGMGKRMQSDLPKVLHTLAGKPMLAQVIDSARQLSPDRIIVVVGHGADAVKKAFADQTDIEYALQQPQYGTGHAVQQALPLLVGGEQDSDTTIVLYGDVPLVQPATLKRLLQARADGMAVLTETLQDPTGYGRIVRNDSGQVQRIVEHKDATEQEHKICEVNTGILAAPTAKLKDWLGRINNNNAQGEYYLTDTIALSVQDNVPVNAAQPDANWETLGVNSRVQQAQLERAWQAEQAQRLLTQGVTLADPARFDLRGTLECGRDVFIDVGCVFEGHVTLADGVRVGPHCVLRNVTLGAGTQVEAFSHLEQATAAENVKIGPYARLRPGAELAADSHVGNFVELKKTKLGQGSKANHLSYLGDAVIGAQVNIGAGTITCNYDGVNKFKTIIEDGAFIGSDTQLVAPVTVGKGATLGAGTTLTKDAPANKLTLSRTRQTTVENWTRPAKKQD, encoded by the coding sequence ATGTTAAATATCGTCATTCTCGCAGCAGGTATGGGTAAACGCATGCAGTCGGATCTGCCCAAAGTATTGCATACACTGGCTGGCAAGCCCATGCTGGCGCAGGTCATCGACAGCGCCCGGCAACTATCCCCGGATCGCATCATCGTCGTGGTCGGACATGGCGCCGATGCCGTCAAGAAAGCCTTTGCCGACCAGACCGACATCGAATACGCACTGCAACAGCCCCAGTACGGCACCGGCCACGCAGTCCAGCAGGCCCTGCCGCTGCTGGTTGGCGGCGAACAGGACAGCGACACCACCATTGTGCTGTATGGCGACGTGCCCCTGGTACAGCCCGCCACGTTAAAGCGTCTGCTGCAGGCGCGCGCCGATGGCATGGCCGTGCTGACTGAAACGCTGCAGGACCCGACCGGATACGGGCGCATCGTGCGCAACGACAGTGGCCAGGTGCAGCGGATTGTCGAGCACAAGGACGCCACCGAGCAGGAGCATAAAATCTGTGAAGTCAACACCGGTATTCTGGCAGCCCCCACCGCAAAGCTGAAAGACTGGCTGGGCCGCATCAACAATAATAATGCGCAGGGCGAATATTATCTGACCGATACCATTGCGCTGTCGGTCCAGGACAACGTGCCTGTCAATGCCGCCCAGCCGGATGCCAATTGGGAAACGCTGGGCGTCAACAGCCGCGTGCAACAGGCACAACTGGAACGCGCCTGGCAGGCAGAGCAGGCACAACGCCTGCTGACCCAGGGCGTCACACTGGCCGACCCTGCTCGCTTTGATCTGCGCGGCACGCTAGAATGCGGGCGCGATGTATTTATTGACGTGGGCTGCGTCTTTGAAGGCCACGTTACCCTGGCAGATGGCGTGCGTGTCGGGCCGCATTGCGTTCTGCGCAACGTAACGCTGGGCGCCGGCACGCAGGTAGAGGCATTCAGCCACCTGGAACAGGCCACTGCGGCTGAAAACGTCAAAATCGGTCCATACGCAAGACTGCGTCCAGGCGCAGAACTGGCTGCGGATTCTCACGTAGGCAACTTTGTCGAACTGAAAAAGACCAAACTCGGCCAGGGCAGCAAGGCCAACCATCTGAGTTACCTGGGCGATGCCGTTATCGGTGCACAGGTCAATATCGGCGCGGGCACCATTACCTGCAATTACGATGGCGTGAACAAATTCAAAACCATTATTGAAGATGGCGCGTTCATTGGTTCGGACACGCAACTGGTCGCGCCTGTCACCGTCGGCAAAGGCGCAACGCTGGGCGCGGGCACCACGCTGACCAAAGACGCGCCTGCCAACAAACTCACGCTATCGCGCACCCGCCAGACCACCGTGGAGAACTGGACACGTCCGGCCAAGAAACAAGATTGA
- a CDS encoding PhaM family polyhydroxyalkanoate granule multifunctional regulatory protein, translating to MTSSNPFDRPGLGPDSASNPIMQSLDMMSKAWQQFAQVQQASNPVFAMPPALSPDELDKRIQELKSIESWLTMNLSMLSGTIQGLEIQRASIHTLKTFVDTLQTQNQDRSLDDLFGLKKSRQPEAATSSHPTAADREENTAANGSAGSATDSVSQASQAWWDMLQGQFAQLAQVATQATQAMHKEPSPVKTPPGPEPDEPVEPQEPVKPAARKRAAASRPAAKRSTAARRGS from the coding sequence ATGACAAGCAGCAACCCGTTTGATCGGCCCGGCCTGGGGCCTGACAGCGCCAGCAATCCCATCATGCAAAGCCTGGACATGATGAGCAAGGCCTGGCAGCAGTTTGCACAAGTACAACAGGCAAGCAATCCGGTTTTTGCCATGCCCCCTGCCCTGAGTCCGGACGAACTGGACAAGCGCATCCAGGAACTCAAAAGCATAGAAAGCTGGCTTACCATGAACCTGTCCATGCTTTCGGGCACCATTCAGGGACTGGAAATCCAGCGCGCCAGCATTCACACGCTGAAAACATTTGTTGACACCCTGCAAACGCAGAACCAGGATCGCTCGCTGGACGATCTGTTTGGCTTGAAAAAATCGCGGCAACCCGAAGCCGCAACCTCTTCCCACCCTACTGCCGCCGACCGCGAAGAAAACACGGCAGCCAACGGCAGCGCCGGTTCTGCCACAGATTCGGTCAGCCAGGCATCGCAGGCATGGTGGGATATGCTGCAAGGGCAGTTTGCCCAACTGGCCCAGGTAGCGACCCAGGCCACGCAGGCAATGCACAAAGAGCCCTCGCCCGTCAAAACACCGCCTGGCCCCGAACCCGATGAGCCGGTGGAACCGCAAGAGCCGGTCAAGCCGGCGGCACGAAAACGCGCGGCGGCCAGCCGGCCTGCGGCAAAACGCAGCACGGCAGCACGCCGCGGCTCCTGA
- a CDS encoding NUDIX hydrolase, producing the protein MNRIPALYAALLQSIQEVPPEYSLPLTIAGKLAGFITPQALKAIGHLPQVRTTATAVHFADPGTPRFELEPMLADIAIILRNAGLLKTWRDELLTVYAEGEDLAKMERAAMRPLGLLTHAVHLNAWTPDLQLYIAKRAMTKASDPGMWDTLAGGLANGSEDLEHALLRETFEEAGLQEDVLTCRTPLRTLLRMHRRLPEGYQVEDILVSDCILPPHATPRNMDGEVSEIRIVSQQQAVQMIADRQITLEAALVILEGMLSRTSETLLARFRAQPQHQGEPHDKQQPV; encoded by the coding sequence TTGAACCGAATCCCCGCCCTTTACGCCGCCCTGTTGCAATCCATACAGGAAGTGCCGCCTGAATACTCGCTGCCGCTGACCATTGCCGGCAAACTGGCCGGCTTTATTACGCCGCAGGCGCTCAAGGCCATTGGCCATCTGCCTCAAGTGCGCACCACAGCAACCGCCGTACATTTTGCCGATCCTGGCACGCCGCGCTTCGAACTGGAACCGATGCTGGCCGATATTGCCATTATTTTGCGCAACGCGGGCCTGCTTAAAACCTGGCGGGATGAGCTGCTCACAGTATATGCTGAAGGGGAAGATCTGGCAAAAATGGAGCGCGCCGCCATGCGCCCCCTGGGTCTGCTGACCCACGCCGTTCATTTGAATGCCTGGACTCCGGACCTGCAACTGTATATCGCAAAACGCGCCATGACCAAAGCCAGCGATCCGGGCATGTGGGATACGCTGGCCGGCGGTCTTGCCAATGGCTCGGAAGACCTGGAACACGCGCTGTTGCGCGAAACTTTCGAAGAAGCCGGGCTGCAGGAAGACGTGCTGACCTGCCGCACGCCGTTGCGCACGCTATTGCGCATGCACCGGCGCCTGCCCGAAGGCTATCAGGTCGAAGACATCCTGGTCAGCGATTGCATTCTCCCGCCCCACGCCACGCCGCGGAACATGGACGGCGAAGTATCGGAAATTCGCATCGTCAGCCAGCAGCAGGCCGTGCAAATGATTGCCGACAGACAAATCACGCTGGAAGCTGCACTTGTTATACTGGAAGGCATGCTGAGCCGTACATCCGAAACATTGCTCGCGCGTTTTCGCGCGCAGCCGCAACATCAGGGAGAACCTCATGACAAGCAGCAACCCGTTTGA
- a CDS encoding cytochrome oxidase small assembly protein encodes MTPEQKRRNRIVGLILAGLVVAIFLWAIFGHVLSAA; translated from the coding sequence ATGACACCAGAGCAAAAACGTAGGAACAGGATTGTTGGTTTGATCCTGGCCGGATTGGTAGTTGCAATCTTCCTGTGGGCTATTTTCGGTCATGTACTGTCTGCGGCTTAA
- a CDS encoding DUF2970 domain-containing protein, whose translation MSEDLRDLSKRKLNFFQTMKAVLWGLFGVRRGSGYQDDISRLNPVHLILGGIIATVLFIILLVMVARWAITSLT comes from the coding sequence ATGAGTGAAGATTTACGGGATTTGTCCAAGAGAAAGCTCAACTTCTTTCAGACCATGAAAGCAGTGCTGTGGGGGCTGTTCGGCGTGCGCCGCGGTTCGGGCTATCAGGACGACATTTCCCGCTTGAATCCGGTACATCTGATCCTGGGTGGCATCATAGCGACAGTCCTGTTTATTATTTTATTGGTGATGGTGGCGCGCTGGGCGATAACCAGCCTCACCTAG
- a CDS encoding twin transmembrane helix small protein, whose protein sequence is MRIFIGLAFLVIIGSLASAFFYLMRDKGTTNRTVNALTLRIALSIVLFLFVLFAHYMGWIDSTGIDQPVR, encoded by the coding sequence ATGCGTATCTTTATCGGACTCGCCTTTCTCGTCATCATAGGCAGTCTGGCGTCGGCCTTTTTCTACCTTATGCGCGACAAAGGCACAACCAATCGCACAGTCAACGCCCTTACTCTGCGTATTGCGCTATCCATTGTGCTGTTTTTGTTTGTCCTGTTTGCCCATTACATGGGGTGGATCGACAGCACGGGCATTGATCAGCCCGTTCGCTGA
- a CDS encoding SURF1 family protein, with amino-acid sequence MLILLALLTVVFVSLGRWQLHRADERRATAQQIESGQALPPLAIDKRIPSSDIVPWRPATVTGHWLGAFSVLVNRNQNGRPGYWLATPLLLDNNSRDAVLVLRGWFPQVLTPSAMPEFALPEGRQTVSGEIALRVPRLFELWNFGKAVAQLPEQIPQSSGPLPQVQNLDLTEFGKASGLHMLPLVVLQTGSSEQGLVRDWPHPSIDADKNIGYALQWFSFAAIAALALLISLIRLRLKSTKETSSS; translated from the coding sequence ATGCTGATTCTGCTGGCATTGCTGACTGTGGTTTTCGTTTCGCTGGGTCGCTGGCAGTTGCATCGCGCCGACGAGCGCCGCGCGACTGCGCAGCAGATTGAAAGCGGACAGGCGTTGCCGCCGCTGGCCATTGACAAGCGTATCCCGTCTTCCGATATCGTGCCATGGCGTCCTGCAACCGTCACCGGCCATTGGCTGGGCGCCTTCAGCGTGCTGGTCAATCGTAATCAGAACGGTCGCCCGGGTTATTGGCTTGCCACGCCCCTGTTGCTTGACAATAATTCGCGCGACGCGGTGTTGGTATTGCGAGGGTGGTTCCCGCAAGTGCTGACGCCGTCTGCCATGCCTGAATTTGCGCTGCCAGAAGGCAGGCAGACGGTGAGCGGCGAGATCGCTCTGCGGGTGCCGCGCCTGTTTGAGCTATGGAATTTCGGCAAGGCCGTGGCGCAATTGCCCGAACAGATCCCCCAAAGCAGCGGACCGCTGCCCCAGGTACAGAATCTGGATCTGACTGAATTTGGCAAGGCCAGTGGCTTGCATATGCTGCCGCTGGTGGTGCTGCAAACCGGTTCCTCCGAGCAGGGGCTGGTGCGTGATTGGCCGCATCCCTCTATTGATGCGGATAAAAATATCGGCTATGCATTGCAATGGTTCAGTTTCGCCGCCATTGCCGCCCTGGCCTTGTTGATCAGCCTGATCCGGCTGCGTCTGAAAAGTACAAAGGAAACGTCGTCGTCATGA
- a CDS encoding membrane protein: MNTTRPSSSGTPAKPGAKRSIMPLYLIILSCIVPMIAAALLYYVPSLRPDGATNYGNFVQPQRPMPSSEALSLTTLDGKSFDLNTLKGKWLLVTSDGGACPDSCAQKLHFTRNGHASQGKNVNRIQRIWFVTDNEPIPEKVMEAYKGTIMLRADPKALSDFLLDGPIVQGMQLRSKRKWIRTCGLLIPMAT; this comes from the coding sequence ATGAATACCACCCGTCCATCGTCATCAGGGACTCCCGCAAAGCCGGGCGCAAAGCGCTCCATTATGCCGCTGTATCTTATTATCCTGAGCTGTATCGTGCCCATGATTGCAGCTGCGCTGCTGTACTATGTGCCTTCCCTGAGACCAGACGGTGCGACCAATTACGGCAATTTTGTTCAGCCACAGCGGCCCATGCCATCGTCAGAAGCGCTCAGCCTGACCACGCTGGATGGCAAGTCTTTCGATCTGAATACCTTAAAAGGCAAATGGCTGCTGGTCACATCCGATGGCGGCGCCTGCCCGGATTCCTGCGCACAGAAACTGCATTTCACCCGCAATGGCCACGCCAGCCAGGGCAAGAACGTAAACCGTATTCAGCGAATCTGGTTCGTGACCGATAATGAGCCTATCCCGGAAAAAGTGATGGAAGCCTATAAAGGCACGATCATGTTGCGGGCTGATCCCAAGGCGCTGAGCGATTTTCTGCTGGACGGGCCGATCGTACAGGGGATGCAGTTGCGGTCGAAAAGAAAATGGATTCGTACCTGTGGATTATTGATCCCAATGGCAACCTGA
- the cyoE gene encoding heme o synthase, whose product MTTAIHPDAGLLRQYLVLTKPRVTQLAVFCAVIGMFLASPGLPPVQILIAATIGIWLLAAAAFAINCLIEFEIDARMLRTARRPTAKGTITPLQVIILSGVVGGAGMLVLYHLVNPLTMWLTFATFIGYALIYTIILKPRTSQNIVIGGLSGAMPPALGWAAVANAVPAEAWLLVLIIFVWTPPHFWALALYREHDYRNAGLPMLPVTHGKDFTRLHILLYTFMLLVITVLPFVIRMSGYMYLSSALILGAIFIGYAYKLYKAYSDELARRTFRYSILYLSLLFMALLIDHWILMSGVAG is encoded by the coding sequence ATGACAACTGCTATCCATCCTGATGCCGGACTGTTGCGACAGTACCTTGTCCTGACCAAGCCGCGCGTGACCCAGCTGGCCGTGTTTTGCGCGGTTATCGGTATGTTCCTGGCCTCGCCGGGCCTGCCGCCGGTGCAGATCCTGATTGCTGCCACCATTGGCATCTGGCTGCTTGCGGCTGCGGCGTTTGCCATCAATTGTCTGATTGAGTTCGAGATTGATGCGCGCATGTTGCGTACGGCACGCAGGCCGACAGCCAAGGGAACAATTACTCCCTTGCAGGTGATCATTCTGTCGGGCGTGGTCGGCGGCGCCGGCATGCTGGTGCTGTATCACCTGGTCAATCCGCTGACCATGTGGCTTACCTTTGCCACCTTTATCGGTTATGCGCTGATCTATACCATTATCCTCAAGCCGCGCACATCGCAGAACATCGTCATCGGCGGCCTGTCCGGCGCCATGCCGCCGGCGTTGGGCTGGGCGGCGGTGGCCAATGCCGTGCCCGCAGAGGCGTGGTTGCTGGTGCTGATTATCTTCGTGTGGACCCCGCCGCATTTCTGGGCGCTGGCGCTGTATCGCGAGCATGATTATCGCAATGCGGGCCTGCCCATGCTGCCGGTTACGCATGGCAAGGACTTTACGCGCCTGCATATCCTGCTGTACACCTTCATGCTGCTGGTGATTACCGTATTGCCATTTGTGATTCGCATGAGCGGCTATATGTATCTGTCCAGCGCGCTGATCCTGGGCGCCATTTTCATCGGTTATGCATACAAGCTTTACAAGGCATACAGTGACGAACTGGCCCGCAGGACTTTCCGCTATTCGATCCTTTATCTGTCCCTGTTGTTCATGGCCCTGCTGATCGATCACTGGATTCTGATGTCCGGCGTGGCGGGTTAG
- a CDS encoding SCO family protein — MKSFLSLRFAARTVLAMALATALAACDNSASDSAGNAVSANATATAGSFNGTDITGTGFGKDIELVDQNGTAIELQKAYRGKVMVIFFGFTQCPDVCPTTMAELAQVREKLTPEQRDQVQIIMISVDPQRDTPTVMKQYVSAFDPSFVGLTGSDEQIAKVAASFKAYYKKVDSGQSYTMEHSSGLYVLDGKGESRLLIKPNTAPEAIAADIQKLL; from the coding sequence ATGAAGTCGTTTCTGTCCCTGCGATTTGCAGCCCGAACGGTCCTTGCAATGGCCTTGGCGACTGCGCTGGCTGCCTGCGATAACAGCGCGTCCGATAGCGCCGGCAATGCGGTTTCAGCCAATGCAACCGCTACGGCTGGCAGCTTTAACGGTACCGACATCACTGGAACGGGATTCGGCAAGGATATTGAGCTGGTCGATCAGAATGGCACTGCTATCGAGCTGCAGAAGGCCTATCGCGGTAAGGTCATGGTGATTTTCTTTGGCTTTACGCAATGTCCCGACGTATGCCCCACCACCATGGCAGAACTGGCCCAGGTCAGGGAAAAGCTTACTCCCGAACAGCGCGACCAGGTGCAGATCATCATGATCAGCGTTGATCCGCAACGTGATACGCCGACTGTCATGAAGCAGTACGTGAGCGCTTTTGATCCTTCATTTGTGGGTCTGACCGGGTCGGACGAGCAAATTGCCAAGGTGGCCGCTTCTTTCAAGGCGTACTACAAAAAGGTCGATAGCGGTCAGAGCTACACCATGGAGCACAGTTCCGGTTTGTATGTGCTGGACGGCAAGGGAGAGTCACGGCTGCTGATCAAACCCAACACCGCGCCCGAAGCGATTGCAGCAGATATTCAGAAGCTGCTGTAG